A region of the Saccharomyces cerevisiae S288C chromosome II, complete sequence genome:
AAATAGCCCTCATGTACGTCTCCTCCAAGCCCTGTTGTCTCTTACCCGGATGTTCAACCAAAAGCTACTTACtacctttattttatgtttactttttatagGTTGTCTTTTTATCCCACTTCTTCGCACTTGTCTCTCGCTACTGCCGTGCAACAAACACTAAATcaaaacaatgaaataCTACTACATCAAAACGCATTTTccctagaaaaaaaattttcttacAATATACTATACTACACAATACATAATCACTGACTTTCgtaacaacaatttccttcacTCTCCAACTTCTCTGCTCGAATCTCTACatagtaatattatatcaaaTCTACCGTCTGGAACATCATCGCTATCCAGCTCTTTGTGAACCGCTACCATCAGCATGTACAGTGGTACCCTCGTGTTATCTGCAGCGAGAACTTCAACGTTTGCCAAATCAAGCCAATGTGGTAACAACCACATCTCCGAAATCTGCtccaaaagatattccagTTTCTGCcgaaatgttttattgtaGAACAGCCCTATCAGCATCGACAGGAATGCCGTCCAATGCGGCACTTTAGATGGGGTAACTCCCAGCGCAAGCTGATCTCGCAAGTGCATTCCTAGACTTAATTCATATCTGCTCCTCAACTGTCGATGATGCCTGCTAAACTGCAGCTTGACGTACTGCGGACCCTGCAGTCCAGCGCTCGTCATGGAACGCAAACGCTGAAAAACTCCAACTTTCTCGAGCGCTTCCACAAAGACCGTATCGTCTTTTGCCTCCCATTCTTCCCGGCACTTTTTTTCGTcccagttcaaaaagtacTGCAGCACCTCTGTCTTCGATTCACGCAAGTTGCTCCATACTTTATAATACAACTCTTTGATCTGCCTTCCAGACATGCGGAAAACTTGGCTCCCTTGCTTGCCTCTTGTCGAATCCAATACActaattgtttctcttcttctagtaATGGCCAGGTACCAAGCATAATTTCTCTGTATCTGAGAGTAGATCTCTCTCCTTTTTACgctaaaatatttcaaatatccTACAGGGTCCCCATGATATGGCTCGATGTCTTCCAAgtattctttgtattcctcATCATTTCGCAGCATTCTCTCCACAGCTAGTGCTTCCCAAGCTATCCTCCGATACGATACTTTCTGGCCAGCCCAACAGACACAGAGCCCGAACATCTTTTGACAGCCCTTGCATAATCCGTATTGTGTGAATACTCCCTCTGGGCAGAAGTATATGTCAATACCatagaggaaaagatgTTTAATTTCGTCAGACCGAAATCCAAGAAACTGTAAGACATTCATATTCTCGGAAGTATTGGGAAATTGTgctttcagtttctttctctctaGGAAAACCATTTGACTCCCTTTCCGCTTATACGACTCTTTGTTAATGTCGGTGACTGGATGGAATCTATTATCCTCAGCAttgccatctttattggCGTCCTCCTTGGCACTAGcgttggtactttcagtggtagtggcattagtgctggagttggtgctagcagtggtagtggcattagtgctggagttggtgctagcagtggtagtagcactagtgttggagtcggtactttcggtggtagtagcactagtgttggagttggtactttcagtggtagtcgcactagtcctgacgttgatgctagcagtggtagtagcattagtgttggagtcggtactttcggtggtagtagcactagtgttggagttggtactttcagtggtagtagcattagtgctaGAGTTGatactttcagtggtagtagcactagtcctgacgttgatgctggcagtggtagtagcactagtcctgacgttggtgctggcagtggtagtagcactagtcctgacgttggtgctggcagtggtagtagcattagtgctggagttggtagtcgcattggtagtagcactagtcctgacgttggtgctggcagtggtagtagcattagtgctggagttggtagtCGCATTGGTACTGGCAttagtgttggagttggtactttcagtggtagtcgcactagtcctgacgttgatgctggcagtggtagtagcattagtgctggagttggtactttcagtggtagtcgcactagtcctgacgttgatgctggcagtggtagtagcattagtgctggagttggtactttcagtggtagtcgcactagtcctgacgttgatgctggcagtggtagtagcattagtgctggagttggtactttcagtggtagtagcattagtgttggagttggtactttcagtggtagtcgcactagtcctgacgttgatgctggcagtggtagtcgcactagtcctgacgttgatgctggcagtggtagtagcattagtgctggagttggtagtCGCATTGGTACTGGCATTAGCACTACCATGAATGCACGTGTCGCTGTCCTCATCACTGCTGCAATACTTTCTGCACCTGTCACTGCTATTGCTCTCCTGGAAGCTAGACGGTAACGCAACGATCGACATGGAAGCTGTCGCCTGATTTTCAGCCAATCTGTCCATTCTTTCTATCAGTTCCACTGTGTCAGCAGACAGGTCTGTCCTGGAGCCACAGCATCCAACATGCTGgccctttttttcctttctttgattcaagtCCATAGAACTCGCGTACCTGTTCGGTTATACAGCCTTCCTTAATCGGTGGTAATTCACCCTTACGATTCCTTGCCGCCCAActgttttttctagatAATAGATAACAGAGGCCCCCATCTCTTAGTCTCCCTACGCCTTGAATGAgctcaataatattaagtctattatcaagcatgatcaccatcatcaattgCTTAATGTCAATTCCTTCAGTCACTAATTTCGTTCCGATGAGAACTTGCATGCTACCGTCAGTGACAAACTCCTTTGTGCGAGACACCTTTTCTGCAGCACCCAAGCTTCCCGTGTATCCATACCACCCTAAAATACTTTCTCCAAGAGCAGGCcaattcttccacttcGTTGGTTGTGCTTGCAACTACAATGGCCTTCGACTCtggttcaatttcaaagagggCTAAAAGAAGCTTCAGTGCTTCTTCGGGCTGTGATTCcactttcttccaaattttatgaacatGCCCTAAAGGCACCTCGGATTTCTCCTTGATTAGATTAAACATCCGTGTTGGATAGCTGGATAGACCTCTGCTGAGATCTTCCGACCGTTTGAGCTCGTTGATGTCCATCGACTTCTTGGCCAGTCCCGTAAGCCCAATACGCTGCAACGCAGCATCAGCAACAGCCTCAGGGGCTGTGCCGCTCAAAAAGATTGCTTTCTCAAAAGCgtcaaaatcaaggttAGTTATGCCCCCAAATTGCGACTGCCGGTAGACCTCCGTTTCAAAGTTGTGAAACTCATCTACAATGAGGTAACCCAATTTTACGTTGTTGGTCCTAAAGGTGCACTCAACAATATTCTCCCACGCAGCTATCCTGTCTGTGAAATTAGTGCTAGCAAGATCATCGTAGATCCCCACGTATAAATCAGTAACGCCATCGcaaccttcttcaataaagtttcttacAGGGGCCACATTCAAGCAACCGCGTCGGCCCAACCTGATCATGCAATTAGCAAGCAACACTGTGTACGGTACAAACAGAAACGACACATATTTCACGTCGCCCTTAGATGCCAGTGCTATCAAGGGGAGATGAAATAACTCCGTCTTACCATAGCCCGGTGGGGCCTGTACTGCCACAGAGGGTGTGTCTGCCATGTATATTTCATGACATAAGCGCAACTGATGCAAGTCCCTGAATTCAAAGGAGCTGCCAAAGAGTTTCCGGCCTGCGACGAGGATATCGTTTGTACTCTTGGGCTCTCGGGGCCTTTTTCGCGTtactcttgaaattttttgatcatgATCTGAACTCGCCGCCTCACCTGCCACTACGTCTTCCGCATTCCGAGTACTAGAGAATGAACAATGGTAGTCGCTTTCAAGGCCTAACCATTGAATCCAGCGCTCGGAAGTGAGTCCGTCAAGCGTCTTTAGTCGAGGCTCCGATGAACCGTTCTTGTTGTATCGTCGACGTATACGTTGCGCTGTAGCTCTGGATAACGGTAAGCGTATCACCGTAAGCTCGTCAATTATTTTTGAGAGCCGCGGTCATTTTGTTAGTATCTCTTCTCAACTTGGGCAGCACACATGCAAAACATCACCCAATCGgtcctttttgttcatcataTCGTTACATATCTGTGAAAAGTACTTTATCTCAGTGGGTTTACGTGGGCATAGATCACGCTTCAGCCGCTCTGTGTcgactttcttttcgccaGGTAAACTTGCTTGGTatgcagaaaaaatcgatAGCTCATCTACGTGTAGTAACAAGAACATGTAGGGTGCCAAATTGTATCCATATTTCCTTATGGTGCTTTTCTGAAGACTCCTTACAATAGGTGTGCCAGAAACAAAGTCAGTGAAAGTACGCATCGTAGAGCTGTCGTTCGGCCTGGCACTCGCTATTTCGTAACAACGTTCCAGGACACGGAAACTCAACTCATTATAGTATCCTCTGTTGaggtaaaaaagagaaagggtATCGTAATCctttctattgaatttcaaagtatgCACTTGAAACAACGTGTAGACCATCaagttgattttcttgggaaTAAGATACTTTGAAGGGATTGGTCCGCCCTGGAAATCTGGttcgtcttcaacaaaCGTCAGGAACTTTTGTACATTTTTCCCGACCATGACGGAAAcgacaattttttcaaaagacctTTTCCTATCCATTGCACCAGTTCTGAATTTTACCACTTTGATTAGACCAGACTTTTCGTCTTCGTAGAATGACCGCACTTCCGTGGGGATCgattcaaataaagttattgagGGACAATGTACCAAgtcgtttttgttatttagaGCCGACTCAAACTCGTCaaagtttgctttttcaaacttacgCCTATCggaaactttcattttatttttgtaagttTCGAAATTAACAATAGTATGTTGATTGCTATGctttttgacaagaaatccatcaatataaacaaaagattgtCCAGTTTCCGtcttatcatcatctaagAATGTAATAATTAAGCTACTCTATtgagaagaagcagaatcTGCGCTATGCAGGTGCAAATCTCCAGCagcagcaaagaaaattcagttAATAAGAAATCTCACTAAGATAAGCGACTGTCTGTCCCCTTCAAGCACAACATAGAAAACAGAAGGATGTCTCATTCATCGCTTGATTTCCGGcctgcaaaaataaagtagtcGGTACGTActttcgttttcaatttccatgGTGCACAGTATCTTAACTATCTGCTTAGTCGAGGAGAACCAGGATTCTGTTCGTTGCTCAGCCGCTTCGTGGATATTCTCTTGGATACTTTAAACATGGACCTACGTTCCGCTCTCGAAAAgaccaatataataaaaagttaTAAATTACATTTCCTTATTAGGTATACGACCTCGCGCTTCGAAGTAGAGGAGCCCTTTTTGGCGTACCTACATATGGCGCGTCAGACAGACAAACTTCCCCcaaaaatgtattaccccgccgaataagaaaacagaCCCATTCACCCACGACGTATCAAGTTACTTCCTTGGTGCAATGTCccactataaaaaaattccttgacGCTAGATCGTTGGACTAAAATCTGCGTCACAATCGCCTAAACAGGAAATATTGCCTATTTTCGTACAAGGTTACTTCCTAGATGCTATATGTCCCTACGGCCTTGTCTAACACCATCCAGCATGCAATACAGtgacatatatatatacccTAACACTACCCTAACCCTACCCTATTTCAACCCTTCCAACCTGTCTCTCAACTTACCCTCACATTACCCTACCTCTCCACTTGTTACCCTGTCCCATTCAACCATACCACTCCCAACCACCATCCATCCCTCTACTTACTACCACCAATCAACCGTCCACCATAACCGTTACCCTCCAATTAGCCATATTCAACTTCACTACCACTTACCCTGCCATTACTCTACCATCCACCATCTGCTACTCACCATACTGTTGTTCTACCCTCCATATTGAAACGTTAACAAATGATCGTAAATAATACACATATACTTACCCTACCACTTTATACCACCACACATCACATGCCATACTCACCTTCACTTGTATACTGATATGCCATACGCACACGGATGCTACAGTATATACCACTCTCAAACTTACCCTACTCTCACATTCTACTCCACTCCATGACCCATCTCTCACTAAATCAGTACTAAATGCACCCACATCATTATGCACGGCACTTGCCTCAGCGGTCTATACCCTGAGCCATTTACCCATAACTCCCACGATTATCCaca
Encoded here:
- a CDS encoding uncharacterized protein (Helicase-like protein encoded within the telomeric Y' element), translated to MDLNQRKEKKGQHVGCCGSRTDLSADTVELIERMDRLAENQATASMSIVALPSSFQESNSSDRCRKYCSSDEDSDTCIHGSANASTNATTNSSTNATTTASINVRTSATTTASINVRTSATTTESTNSNTNATTTESTNSSTNATTTASINVRTSATTTESTNSSTNATTTASINVRTSATTTESTNSSTNATTTASINVRTSATTTESTNSNTNASTNATTNSSTNATTTASTNVRTSATTNATTNSSTNATTTASTNVRTSATTTASTNVRTSATTTASINVRTSATTTESINSSTNATTTESTNSNTSATTTESTDSNTNATTTASINVRTSATTTESTNSNTSATTTESTDSNTSATTTASTNSSTNATTTASTNSSTNATTTESTNASAKEDANKDGNAEDNRFHPVTDINKESYKRKGSQMVFLERKKLKAQFPNTSENMNVLQFLGFRSDEIKHLFLYGIDIYFCPEGVFTQYGLCKGCQKMFGLCVCWAGQKVSYRRIAWEALAVERMLRNDEEYKEYLEDIEPYHGDPVGYLKYFSVKRREIYSQIQRNYAWYLAITRRRETISVLDSTRGKQGSQVFRMSGRQIKELYYKVWSNLRESKTEVLQYFLNWDEKKCREEWEAKDDTVFVEALEKVGVFQRLRSMTSAGLQGPQYVKLQFSRHHRQLRSRYELSLGMHLRDQLALGVTPSKVPHWTAFLSMLIGLFYNKTFRQKLEYLLEQISEMWLLPHWLDLANVEVLAADNTRVPLYMLMVAVHKELDSDDVPDGRFDIILLCRDSSREVGE
- a CDS encoding uncharacterized protein (hypothetical protein; YBL112C is contained within TEL02L), with product MQVLIGTKLVTEGIDIKQLMMVIMLDNRLNIIELIQGVGRLRDGGLCYLLSRKNSWAARNRKGELPPIKEGCITEQVREFYGLESKKGKKGPACWMLWLQDRPVC
- a CDS encoding uncharacterized protein (Helicase-like protein encoded within the telomeric Y' element; relocalizes from mitochondrion to cytoplasm upon DNA replication stress), which translates into the protein MKVSDRRKFEKANFDEFESALNNKNDLVHCPSITLFESIPTEVRSFYEDEKSGLIKVVKFRTGAMDRKRSFEKIVVSVMVGKNVQKFLTFVEDEPDFQGGPIPSKYLIPKKINLMVYTLFQVHTLKFNRKDYDTLSLFYLNRGYYNELSFRVLERCYEIASARPNDSSTMRTFTDFVSGTPIVRSLQKSTIRKYGYNLAPYMFLLLHVDELSIFSAYQASLPGEKKVDTERLKRDLCPRKPTEIKYFSQICNDMMNKKDRLGDVLATAQRIRRRYNKNGSSEPRLKTLDGLTSERWIQWLGLESDYHCSFSSTRNAEDVVAGEAASSDHDQKISRVTRKRPREPKSTNDILVAGRKLFGSSFEFRDLHQLRLCHEIYMADTPSVAVQAPPGYGKTELFHLPLIALASKGDVKYVSFLFVPYTVLLANCMIRLGRRGCLNVAPVRNFIEEGCDGVTDLYVGIYDDLASTNFTDRIAAWENIVECTFRTNNVKLGYLIVDEFHNFETEVYRQSQFGGITNLDFDAFEKAIFLSGTAPEAVADAALQRIGLTGLAKKSMDINELKRSEDLSRGLSSYPTRMFNLIKEKSEVPLGHVHKIWKKVESQPEEALKLLLALFEIEPESKAIVVASTTNEVEELACSWRKYFRVVWIHGKLGCCRKGVSHKGVCH